The sequence ACCTGACCCGGCGCTCACCGCCACGCCCGCCGCGAGGGCGGGCGCGGCGGCATGGTCGGGTTCGGCGGCGACTGCCGCCGCTGCCGGCCCTCCCCGGCGGCACCGCACGGCACTTCGCCGTCTCCCACGGGCTGCCGCTCGGGTTGCCCGGCCACGAGCACCCGGCCGAGTACCCGCAGGCGTCGGCGGCGATCCCGCCGGGCGCGACGCTCGCCTTCTGCACCGACGGCCTGGTGGAGAGCCGGATGCGCACCCTCGACGAGGGCATCGCCCGGCTCGCCTCCGCGCTGGCCGTCTCCCCGGGCGGGACGCTGGAGGAGACCGCCGACGGCGTCGTGGCCCTGATGTCGGGCCACGACGACATCGCGCTGCTCCTGATCCGCCCCGGGCGCCTGACCCGTCCTACAGGCCGGGGATCTCGTGGTTGCGGAACGCGTCCACGAAGTAGGTGTGGTCCTCCCGGACGATCTCGGCGTACTCGGTGCCGAACGCCACCATCGCCTCCACGAACGCCGTCTCGTCCCGGCCGATCACCGCGTCGATGGCGTCCTCGACCTGGAACCCGACCAGGGTGTGGTCGGAGTCGGTGTCGGACACGCAGTGCACCTTGGCGGTGGCGCGGCCCAGGTCGTCCAGGACCGACAGCATGTCCTCGGGCTCGGTGAGGCCGCTCCAGTCAAGGTCTTCCTCGTAGGGGGACAGCTCCTGCACGACGTAGCCGACGCCGTCGATCCGGGTGTGGCCGAGCCACGGGTCGCTGTTGGCCTGCAGCGCGCGCCGCGACACGGCGGTGCGGTGCCCGTGGTGCTGGAAGTACTCGCGGATGCGGGGATCGTCGACGACCCGGCTGGCCGCGGCGACGTTGCCCTGCTTCATCGACAGGATGACGTCGTTCTCCAGCGCCTGGGTGTTGCCCTCCACGAGGATGTTGTAGGCCGACAGCCCGGCCGAGCCGATGCCGAACCCGGACGCGCCGACGATGTCCTTGATCACGTAGGTGAGGCTGCCGAAGCGCTTCTCCTTCGGGATGGTCTTCAGGTACTCCGCGTAGGCGGCCTCGACCTCGGCGCGCTCGGCGTCGTCGAGGCGGCGGACGCCGGGGCGGTCGCGGAACCGTCGCTCGGAACCGGAGACGACGGTCATGCCCTTCAGCAGCCCGGTCCGGGTGCCGCCCATCGCGGCGACCAGCACGTCGCGGACGTAGCCGTCGGTGGTGTCGAGCGTCAGCGCGAACTTCTCGTCGCCCGCGTGCGCGGCGAACTTGCGGACCTGGTCGACGTAGGCGCGCACGTAGGTCTCGATGAGCCGGCGGATGTCGGCGTCGGAGATCGCCTTCTGCCACGCCAGCAGCGCCAGGCTGGCCACCAGCCGCTTGACGTCCCAGGTGAAGTGGCCGACGTAGGCCTCGTCGTAGTCGTTGACGTCGAAGACGAAGACGCCGTCGTCGTTCATGTAGGTGCCGAAGTTCTGCGCGTGCAGGTCGCCCTGGATCCACACGCGGGACGTGCGCTCGTCGGCCCACGGGTCGTCGTCGTGCTCGATGTCGGCGTAGAACAGGCAGGCGCTGCCCCGGTAGAACGCGAACGGGTCGGACGCCATCTTGCGGAAGCGGCGGCGGAACTCGGCGGGGCTGCGCTCCATCAGGTCCGAGAACGCGTCGACCAGGACGTCGACGATCTGCGCCTGGCGCTCCTTCGGGTCCCGCCCGCGCAGCTCCTCGGTGATGCTCGCCATGCTCTCTCCCTCGATGATCGGACGGTCCCCGCCGCGGCCGGGATGTTCCCGGTCATTCTGCCGAATCCGCGCCGGTCCGGGAGGTGAACAACGCACGCACCGCGGGTTCCGACCGCACGAGCTCCAGGGCGGTCTCGGCGTGCCCGGGGACGTAGCCGTTCCCGATGAGCATCGTGACGTCGGCGGCCAGCCCCTCGGCGCCGAGCGCCGCGGCCGGGAACGAGGTCGCCATCGAGAAGAACACGACGGTGCCGCCGGGCGCGGTCGCGAGGATCGCGCCGTGCTCGCAGCCCGGCACGTCCACGCAGACGACGGTGACGTCGGCCGGCTCACCGACGGCCGCCGCGACCGCCACCGGGTCGCGGGCGTCGGCGAGCACGACGTCGTCGGCCAGGCCCGAGGCCGCCAGCCGCTCCCGCTCCTCGGCGGTGGGGACCAGCCCGATCACCCGGGACGCGCCGGCGCGGCGCGCGGCGGCCAGCGACAGGCACCCGCTCTTGCCCGCGGCGCCCAGGACCACCACCACGGGGCCGTCCTCGCGCGCCGACACGACGCGGTGGGTGAGGGCCGGGGCGCCGCACACGTCCATCACGGCGAGGGCCAGCGGCACCGGCAGGTCGTCGGGCAGGACGGCGGCGATGGAGCGGGCGAACAGGATCGCGTGGCCGCGCGCCGGCACCTGCTCGGACCGCCCGTCCCACTCCGCGAGCCCGTCGGTGACGGCCAGCGGAGTGAGGGTGAGGGACACCAGGGTGGCGACGCGGTCGCCGGGCTTCAGGCCGAGCGGCGAGTCCGGCCCGGCCTCCTCGACCACGCCGACGAGCATGCCCCCCGACCCGGTCACCGGGTTGTGCATCTTGCCGCGCTCCCCGATGATCCGCAGCACCTCGGCGCGGATCGCGTCCGGGTCGCCGCCGTGCGCGGTGTGCAGCTGGCGGTAGGACGCGGCGTCCAGGTTGAGGCGCTCGACGCCGATCCGCACCTCGTCCGGCCGGATCCGCGGGTCCGCGTCCAGCCGGAGCGCGGCCTGCGGGAGGACGCCCGCGGGCTCCAGCACCCGGTGCAGCCCGACCGCCGTCCCCGTCCCGCCTCCGGTCATCGCCATGCCGCCTTTCTCCCAACATCGGGTGGTGTTACGTAAGATATGCAGGGCACCACTGGTTTCATCGAAAGTCTTCCCGTAACGTCGGCGGCACACAAGACTTTTATGCGATCAATGTGAGGCGAGGAGGCGGTCACCGATGACCACTGCCCTGCACCCGGACGCCCTCCAGTCCGAGGAGGCCGCGCGCCAGCCGTACGCCTACCGGCGCCGGCCGCTGACAGAGCCCGACTGGCGGCGCCTGCCGGGGTGGCGGGACGTCACGGAGGCCGAGTGGGAGTCGGCGCAGTGGCAGCGCGCCCACTGCGTCAAGAACGTGAGGCAGCTGCGCCGGGTCATGGGCGACCTGCTCGACGAGCGCTTCTACGCCGACCTGGAACGCGACCAGGCCGAGCGCGCCACCATGTCGATGCTGCTGCCCCCGCAGATGCTGAACACGATGGACGTCTCCTCCACCGAGGCGTTCTACGCCGATCCCGTGCGCCGCTACATGCTCCCGGTGTTCAGCGACCGGCGCACCGACTGGCCGTCCCACCCGCACGCCTCCCGCGACTCGCTGCACGAGGCCGAGATGTGGGCCGTCGAGGGCCTCACCCACCGCTACCCCACCAAGGTCCTGGCCGAGCTCCTGCCGACGTGCCCGCAGTACTGCGGGCACTGCACCCGCATGGACCTGGTCGGCAACTCCACGCCGAACGTCGACAAGCACAAGTTCACCATCAAGCCGCCGGACCGGCTCGGCGCCATGCTGGACTACCTGCGCCGCTCCCCCGGCGTCCGCGACGTGGTCGTCTCCGGCGGCGACGTCGCCAACATGCCGTGGGCGCGGCTGGAGTCGTTCGTCGACTCGCTGCTGGACATCGACAACATCCGCGACGTCCGCCTGGCCAGCAAGGCGCTCATGGGGCTGCCGCAGCACTGGCTCCAGGACGACGTCCGCGCCGGGATGGAGCGCCTGGCCACCAAGGCGAACGCGCGGGGCGTGCAGATCGCGATCCACACCCACGTCAACGCCGCCCAGTCGGTGACGCCGCTGGTCGCCAAGGCGGCCCGCGCGATGCTCGACACCGGCATCCGCGACGTGCGCAACCAGGGCGTACTGCTGCGCGGCGTGAACGACACGCCCGAGGCGCTGCTCGACCTGTCGTTCGCGCTGCTCGACGAGGCCGGGATCCTGCCGTACTACCTGTACATGTGCGACATGATCCCGAGCAGCGAGCACTGGCGGCTCGCGGTCTGGGAGGCGCAGGGGCTGCAGCACGCGATCATGGGCTACCTGCCCGGCTTCGCCACCCCGCGGATCGTCTGCGACGTCCCCTATGTCGGCAAGCGGTGGGTGCACCAGCTCGCCGACTACGACCGCGAGCGCGGCATCTCCTACTGGACGAAGAACTACCGCACCGGCCTGGAGCTGTCCGACCCCGACGCGCTGACCCGGCGCTACGAGTACCACGACCCGATCTACACGCTGCCGCAGGAGGGCCAGGACTGGTGGCGGCAGCGGTCGCAGACGGTCTGAGCCGCCGGCCCGGCGCCTTTACGTTGTAGATCCGAAACGTGGCGGAATAGACTGAGGCGGGTGACCCTCGACCTGACCTCCCGTTTCCCGCTCGGCGCGTCGGTGACGGCAGCCGCCCTGGAGGACGACCCGCACCCGCACCTGGCCCGCCTCCGCGAGCGCGAGCCCGTCTCCTGGCTGCCCGCGCTGGGCGGCTGGCTGGTGACCGCCCGCGGCCCGGCGCTGGAGGTCATGCGCGACGCGGCCGCCTACACCGTGGACGACCCGCGCTTCTCCACCGCGCAGGTCGTCGGGCCGAGCATGCTGTCGCTGGACGGCCCCGTCCACACGCGGCACCGCGACGCGTTCGCCCGGCCGTTCCGACCGGCGCGGACGCGGGAGCGGTTCACCGCGTTCGTCCAGGCCGAGACCGACCGGCTCGTCGGCGCCCTGGCGCCGGCGGGCCACGCCGAGCTGCG is a genomic window of Actinomadura citrea containing:
- a CDS encoding DUF2252 domain-containing protein, with the translated sequence MASITEELRGRDPKERQAQIVDVLVDAFSDLMERSPAEFRRRFRKMASDPFAFYRGSACLFYADIEHDDDPWADERTSRVWIQGDLHAQNFGTYMNDDGVFVFDVNDYDEAYVGHFTWDVKRLVASLALLAWQKAISDADIRRLIETYVRAYVDQVRKFAAHAGDEKFALTLDTTDGYVRDVLVAAMGGTRTGLLKGMTVVSGSERRFRDRPGVRRLDDAERAEVEAAYAEYLKTIPKEKRFGSLTYVIKDIVGASGFGIGSAGLSAYNILVEGNTQALENDVILSMKQGNVAAASRVVDDPRIREYFQHHGHRTAVSRRALQANSDPWLGHTRIDGVGYVVQELSPYEEDLDWSGLTEPEDMLSVLDDLGRATAKVHCVSDTDSDHTLVGFQVEDAIDAVIGRDETAFVEAMVAFGTEYAEIVREDHTYFVDAFRNHEIPGL
- a CDS encoding zinc-binding dehydrogenase; protein product: MAMTGGGTGTAVGLHRVLEPAGVLPQAALRLDADPRIRPDEVRIGVERLNLDAASYRQLHTAHGGDPDAIRAEVLRIIGERGKMHNPVTGSGGMLVGVVEEAGPDSPLGLKPGDRVATLVSLTLTPLAVTDGLAEWDGRSEQVPARGHAILFARSIAAVLPDDLPVPLALAVMDVCGAPALTHRVVSAREDGPVVVVLGAAGKSGCLSLAAARRAGASRVIGLVPTAEERERLAASGLADDVVLADARDPVAVAAAVGEPADVTVVCVDVPGCEHGAILATAPGGTVVFFSMATSFPAAALGAEGLAADVTMLIGNGYVPGHAETALELVRSEPAVRALFTSRTGADSAE
- a CDS encoding KamA family radical SAM protein → MTTALHPDALQSEEAARQPYAYRRRPLTEPDWRRLPGWRDVTEAEWESAQWQRAHCVKNVRQLRRVMGDLLDERFYADLERDQAERATMSMLLPPQMLNTMDVSSTEAFYADPVRRYMLPVFSDRRTDWPSHPHASRDSLHEAEMWAVEGLTHRYPTKVLAELLPTCPQYCGHCTRMDLVGNSTPNVDKHKFTIKPPDRLGAMLDYLRRSPGVRDVVVSGGDVANMPWARLESFVDSLLDIDNIRDVRLASKALMGLPQHWLQDDVRAGMERLATKANARGVQIAIHTHVNAAQSVTPLVAKAARAMLDTGIRDVRNQGVLLRGVNDTPEALLDLSFALLDEAGILPYYLYMCDMIPSSEHWRLAVWEAQGLQHAIMGYLPGFATPRIVCDVPYVGKRWVHQLADYDRERGISYWTKNYRTGLELSDPDALTRRYEYHDPIYTLPQEGQDWWRQRSQTV